In Roseofilum capinflatum BLCC-M114, the following proteins share a genomic window:
- a CDS encoding serine/threonine-protein kinase → MRYCLNPDCKQPKNPDRHAFCQSCRSALLLKDRYKALKCIGQGGFGRTFLGIDRDKPSQPYCVIKQFFPQAQGTNNVQKATQLFEQEAVRLDDLGEHAQIPALHAHFSQDSRQYLVQEFIDGQNLSQVLEQAGRFNENQIRELLYNLLPVLDFIHHHHVIHRDIKPENIILRENGQLVLVDFGAAKYATSTALLKTGTTIGTPEYLAPEQGRGRAVFSSDLYSLGVTCLHMLTGKSPFELFDIHEDTWIWRQCLDDNPISQPLAKIIDRLIADAINHRYHSAQEVLEDLQGLPTVDRLVDPLTAPIQPAVSPLASQLPATASSSEWRCVHTLRGHTQWVGAVDIHPNSTVVASGSEDRSIRFWDGVTGEHEGTLNCHELYVNTVAFSPNGRFLASGGDDRAIYVWDLQQGEWGPQLGESQTGDDRRYGEAINAIAWNPQGTLLASASKDRTVKVWQLDPTDSRYGEAIYTLTGHLASVRAVSFSPDGRIIASGSDDNSIKLWHLGKEVEFATLGDLASRLNIVNALAFSPDGQWLASGGWDNLVKLWDFETGKTMQVFEGHQDYVRSLAFSPDGQFLVSGSDDRTLKLWQVETATLLTTLEGHQNCVNSVAWSADGQLIVSGSADKTLKVWQGEPHPPKIQDQTVQQIAASTPVPRRTPKRPIYRPSVHQPWLD, encoded by the coding sequence ATGAGATATTGCCTCAACCCGGACTGCAAGCAACCCAAAAACCCTGACCGTCATGCTTTCTGCCAAAGCTGTCGCAGTGCTTTGTTGCTCAAAGACCGGTATAAAGCACTCAAATGTATTGGCCAAGGGGGGTTTGGGCGCACTTTTTTGGGCATCGATCGCGATAAACCGTCTCAACCCTATTGTGTGATCAAGCAGTTTTTTCCCCAAGCCCAGGGAACCAATAATGTGCAAAAGGCAACCCAATTGTTTGAACAAGAGGCAGTTCGCTTAGACGATCTGGGAGAACATGCCCAAATTCCCGCCCTACATGCCCACTTTAGCCAAGATTCTCGCCAATATCTGGTACAAGAATTTATTGATGGGCAAAATTTAAGCCAAGTTCTGGAGCAAGCAGGAAGATTTAATGAGAACCAAATCCGCGAGTTACTTTATAATTTGCTACCGGTTTTAGATTTTATTCATCACCACCATGTGATTCATCGGGATATTAAACCCGAAAATATTATTTTGCGGGAAAATGGGCAACTGGTTTTAGTGGATTTTGGGGCGGCAAAATATGCCACATCAACGGCTTTACTGAAAACGGGAACCACCATTGGGACACCGGAATATTTAGCCCCAGAACAAGGCCGAGGACGGGCGGTTTTTTCGAGCGATCTCTATAGTTTAGGGGTGACTTGTTTGCATATGCTCACCGGAAAGTCACCGTTTGAGTTATTTGATATTCATGAGGATACCTGGATTTGGCGGCAGTGTTTGGATGATAATCCCATTAGTCAACCCTTAGCAAAAATTATCGATCGCCTCATTGCCGATGCCATTAATCACCGCTATCATTCGGCTCAAGAGGTTCTAGAGGATTTGCAAGGTTTACCGACGGTGGATCGTTTGGTCGATCCCCTAACCGCTCCCATACAACCGGCCGTTTCTCCCTTAGCGTCTCAGTTGCCTGCAACTGCTTCATCCTCTGAATGGCGTTGCGTGCATACTCTTCGAGGTCATACGCAATGGGTGGGCGCTGTTGATATACATCCCAATTCTACTGTCGTGGCTAGTGGCTCGGAAGACCGGTCTATTCGCTTTTGGGATGGGGTGACGGGAGAGCATGAGGGAACCCTTAACTGTCATGAGTTATACGTGAATACAGTAGCGTTTAGTCCGAATGGTCGGTTTTTAGCCAGTGGGGGGGACGATCGCGCGATTTATGTGTGGGATTTGCAACAGGGGGAATGGGGGCCGCAGTTGGGCGAGAGTCAGACAGGAGATGATCGCCGTTATGGAGAGGCGATTAATGCGATCGCCTGGAATCCCCAAGGCACTCTGTTAGCCAGTGCTAGTAAAGACCGCACGGTAAAGGTGTGGCAACTTGACCCGACTGATTCCCGTTATGGAGAAGCGATCTATACCCTCACTGGTCATTTAGCATCCGTGCGGGCTGTGAGTTTCAGCCCCGATGGGCGCATTATTGCCAGTGGCAGCGATGATAATAGTATTAAACTGTGGCACTTAGGAAAAGAGGTAGAGTTTGCAACGCTAGGGGATTTGGCTTCCCGGCTAAATATTGTCAATGCCTTGGCATTTAGTCCCGATGGGCAATGGTTAGCCAGTGGGGGTTGGGATAATTTGGTCAAACTGTGGGATTTCGAGACGGGAAAAACTATGCAGGTTTTTGAAGGACATCAAGATTATGTGCGATCGCTTGCCTTTAGTCCCGATGGGCAATTTTTGGTCAGTGGTAGCGACGATCGCACCCTGAAACTTTGGCAAGTAGAAACGGCTACCCTCTTAACGACCCTAGAGGGTCATCAAAATTGTGTTAATAGTGTTGCTTGGAGTGCTGATGGACAATTGATTGTCAGTGGCAGTGCGGATAAAACCCTGAAGGTTTGGCAGGGAGAACCCCATCCCCCCAAAATTCAAGATCAAACGGTGCAACAGATCGCTGCCTCGACTCCCGTTCCT
- a CDS encoding DNA adenine methylase, giving the protein MSKLIAFGWYGGKFNHLNWLLPLLPEATHYCEPFAGSAAVLLNRQPSPVETYNDIDGEVVNFFRVLRDQKEDLIQAIGLTPFSREELRIAVEEPRENCSELERARRFFVRARQVRTGLAQTASAGRWAHCKLTSRAGMSGAVSRWLGSVEGLSEIVQRLLRVQIEQGRAIEVIGRYDSPDTLFYCDPPYPHDTRGDRHAYAYEMTDDDHRELAAVLNQVQGKVAISGYDCDLFAHLYQDWNRIEAPSKQCLSVKQPRTEVLWTNYDIPGQGRKCQNPSTSSMPLLDKLIPT; this is encoded by the coding sequence ATGTCTAAACTCATTGCTTTTGGGTGGTATGGCGGGAAATTTAATCATCTTAACTGGCTTCTCCCCTTATTGCCAGAAGCCACCCATTACTGTGAGCCATTTGCAGGATCTGCGGCTGTTCTCCTCAATCGTCAACCTTCCCCTGTAGAAACTTATAATGATATTGATGGAGAAGTTGTCAACTTTTTTCGAGTTTTGCGCGACCAAAAAGAAGACCTCATTCAAGCCATTGGATTAACTCCTTTTTCCAGAGAAGAACTGAGAATTGCTGTAGAAGAACCGAGGGAAAATTGCTCAGAACTCGAAAGAGCAAGGCGTTTTTTCGTTCGCGCTCGTCAGGTGAGAACCGGACTTGCTCAAACCGCTAGTGCTGGAAGATGGGCCCATTGTAAACTCACCAGTCGAGCAGGTATGTCAGGAGCGGTTTCTCGTTGGTTAGGCTCTGTTGAAGGACTCTCGGAGATTGTACAAAGACTGTTACGGGTGCAAATTGAACAGGGCAGAGCCATAGAAGTGATTGGGCGATATGATAGTCCAGACACCCTATTTTACTGCGATCCTCCTTATCCCCATGATACACGCGGCGATCGCCATGCCTATGCATACGAAATGACAGATGATGATCATCGAGAATTAGCCGCAGTGTTGAACCAGGTTCAGGGAAAAGTTGCCATATCTGGCTATGATTGCGATCTCTTTGCTCATCTTTACCAAGATTGGAACCGTATCGAAGCACCCTCCAAACAATGTTTATCGGTTAAACAACCTCGGACAGAGGTACTCTGGACAAACTATGATATTCCAGGACAGGGGAGAAAATGCCAGAACCCATCGACATCCTCAATGCCGCTTTTAGACAAGCTAATACCAACTTAG
- the codA gene encoding cytosine deaminase — MYDLVIKGGRFPGGDRRDLAISGNQIAAIAPEINAPTQEELWVTDKLISPPFVESHIHLDSALTAGDPRWNESGTLFEGIAIWGDRKQSLQYEEVQHRALKALKQQAAQGVLWVRTHADVSEPNLIALKALLDLREQVKDWLTLQVVAFPQDGIYGQPQNEQLLETALQLGADAVGGIPHYELTREDGVKSVHRIFELAQQYHKLIDIHCDEIDDDQARFLEVVAACAVRSGLGSQVTASHTTAFGSYNNAYAFKLMGLLKRAKINFISNPLINITLQGRTDTYPKRRGVTRVKELWQNGLNVSLGHDCIQDPWYSLGTGNMLEVAHMAVHVCQMTGMAEINACYDMVTTGGATTLNVSDSYGLDVGKPANLIILDAESPYDAIRRRATVEVVISQGKIRVKTDAPQVHWQV, encoded by the coding sequence ATGTATGATTTAGTGATTAAAGGGGGGCGTTTTCCGGGGGGCGATCGCCGAGATCTGGCAATTTCCGGTAACCAGATCGCCGCTATTGCCCCAGAAATAAACGCTCCCACCCAAGAGGAACTCTGGGTTACTGATAAGCTGATCAGCCCTCCCTTTGTGGAGTCCCATATTCATCTAGATTCGGCTCTGACTGCGGGAGATCCGCGCTGGAATGAGAGCGGAACTCTGTTTGAAGGGATTGCCATTTGGGGCGATCGCAAGCAATCCTTACAGTATGAGGAAGTCCAACACAGAGCCTTAAAAGCGCTCAAACAACAAGCAGCACAAGGAGTCCTTTGGGTACGCACCCACGCGGATGTCAGCGAACCCAACTTAATCGCCTTGAAAGCCTTATTAGACTTGCGAGAGCAGGTGAAAGACTGGCTAACGCTGCAAGTCGTCGCTTTTCCCCAAGATGGCATTTATGGGCAACCCCAAAACGAACAGCTTTTAGAAACTGCGCTGCAACTGGGTGCAGATGCCGTCGGTGGCATTCCCCACTATGAACTGACTCGCGAAGATGGGGTAAAATCAGTTCACCGCATCTTTGAATTAGCGCAACAGTATCATAAATTAATCGACATTCACTGCGATGAAATTGACGACGATCAAGCCCGATTTTTAGAAGTCGTGGCTGCTTGCGCTGTTCGTAGCGGACTCGGTTCCCAAGTGACCGCCAGCCATACAACTGCCTTTGGCTCCTATAATAATGCCTATGCGTTTAAGCTAATGGGCTTACTCAAACGGGCAAAAATTAACTTTATTTCCAATCCTTTAATTAACATTACCCTGCAAGGGCGCACCGATACCTATCCCAAACGGCGCGGCGTTACCCGTGTGAAAGAATTGTGGCAAAATGGCTTAAATGTTTCCCTCGGTCATGACTGTATTCAAGACCCTTGGTATAGTCTGGGAACCGGCAATATGTTAGAAGTCGCTCATATGGCGGTTCATGTCTGTCAGATGACGGGAATGGCAGAAATTAATGCTTGTTACGATATGGTTACCACGGGAGGCGCAACAACCCTAAATGTGTCGGATTCTTATGGGTTAGACGTGGGTAAACCCGCCAATCTTATTATTCTTGATGCTGAGAGTCCCTATGATGCCATTCGCCGACGAGCAACGGTAGAGGTGGTGATTTCTCAGGGGAAAATTCGCGTCAAAACGGATGCTCCCCAAGTCCATTGGCAGGTTTAA
- a CDS encoding glutathione peroxidase, which translates to MLQNKEGQTVPNVNFRARVNNEWKDISTDELFAGKTVIVFSLPGAFTPTCSSTHVPGYNELADVFKANGVDDIICVSVNDTFVMEAWAKDQKANKITFIPDGNGDFTDGMGMLVDKQDLGFGQRSWRYSMLVKNKTIEKMFIEPEKPGDPFEVSDAETMLKYINPSAVKPKMISLFTKVGCPFCAKAKDLLKDKGLEYEEITLADAVTTRSLKAITGKDTVPQVFIDGQHIGGSEELAAYFAS; encoded by the coding sequence ATGTTGCAGAATAAAGAAGGTCAAACCGTACCCAACGTCAACTTTCGCGCTCGCGTCAACAACGAATGGAAAGACATCAGCACCGATGAACTATTTGCTGGCAAAACCGTCATCGTCTTCTCCCTTCCCGGAGCCTTCACCCCCACCTGCTCCTCCACCCACGTACCCGGATACAACGAACTCGCCGACGTTTTCAAAGCCAACGGAGTCGATGATATTATCTGTGTTTCCGTGAACGACACCTTTGTAATGGAAGCATGGGCCAAAGATCAAAAAGCCAACAAAATCACCTTCATTCCCGATGGTAACGGAGACTTCACCGACGGCATGGGTATGCTAGTAGACAAACAAGACCTAGGATTTGGTCAACGCTCTTGGCGCTACTCCATGCTCGTCAAAAACAAAACCATTGAAAAAATGTTCATCGAACCGGAAAAACCCGGCGATCCTTTCGAGGTTTCCGACGCAGAAACCATGCTCAAATATATCAATCCCAGCGCCGTTAAGCCGAAAATGATTTCTCTATTTACAAAAGTCGGTTGTCCCTTCTGCGCCAAAGCCAAAGATCTACTCAAAGACAAAGGCTTAGAATACGAAGAAATCACCCTTGCTGATGCAGTAACCACCCGTTCCCTAAAAGCCATCACCGGTAAAGATACCGTTCCCCAAGTCTTTATTGACGGCCAACATATTGGCGGTTCAGAAGAATTAGCCGCCTATTTCGCATCCTAG
- the aspS gene encoding aspartate--tRNA ligase, whose product MRTHYCGELQGKNIGETVTLCGWVDRRRDHGGVIFLDLRDRTGIVQIVSDPDRTPDSYELAEKLRNEYVVTIQGRVTQRPEESLNPKIATGEVEIYADKIELLNGINRQMPFQVSSYEEEAVREDLRLKYRYLDLRRDRMSHNLKLRHQVVKAIRRYLEDEQHFMEVETPILTRSTPEGARDYLVPSRVNAGEWYALPQSPQLFKQLLMVSGFDRYYQIARCFRDEDLRADRQPEFTQLDMEMSFMSEEDIINLNEGLVCHIFKTIKNIDIPRPFPRITYKESMERYGCDRPDTRFGLELADVSDVVKDCGFKVFSGAVAAGGSVKILPIPNGNDKISNVAIKPGGELFKEATEAGARGLAYIRVRENGEIDTIGAIKDNLSAEQKQEILKRTGAEAGHLLLFGAGDTATVNKTLDRLRQVIGKQMGLIDDNQINLIWVTEFPMFEWNADEKRLEALHHPFTSPNPEDLDDIKTARARAYDLVYNGNEIGGGSLRIYQREIQEQVFEAIGLSPEEAHNKFGFLLEAFEYGTPPHGGIAYGLDRFVMLLAGEDSIRDVIAFPKTQQARCVLTDAPATVDNRQLKELSVASTHKPKAKND is encoded by the coding sequence ATGCGAACCCACTACTGCGGAGAATTACAAGGAAAAAACATTGGCGAGACGGTAACCCTGTGCGGTTGGGTTGATCGCCGTCGCGATCATGGTGGTGTGATTTTTCTAGATTTGCGCGATCGCACTGGAATCGTGCAAATTGTTAGCGACCCAGACCGAACCCCCGACTCCTACGAGCTGGCGGAAAAATTGCGGAATGAGTATGTGGTAACCATTCAAGGACGAGTCACCCAGAGGCCAGAAGAGTCCCTCAACCCCAAAATTGCCACCGGAGAAGTGGAAATTTACGCCGATAAAATTGAGCTACTCAACGGCATTAACCGGCAAATGCCGTTTCAGGTATCGAGCTACGAAGAAGAGGCAGTACGGGAAGATTTGCGGCTGAAGTATCGCTATTTAGACTTGAGACGCGATCGCATGAGCCACAACCTCAAACTGCGCCACCAGGTTGTAAAAGCTATCCGCCGCTACTTAGAAGACGAACAGCACTTCATGGAAGTAGAAACCCCAATCTTGACCCGCTCCACCCCAGAAGGCGCAAGGGATTACCTGGTTCCCAGCCGAGTCAATGCGGGGGAATGGTACGCCCTGCCCCAATCGCCCCAACTGTTTAAACAATTACTCATGGTCTCCGGATTTGACCGGTATTATCAGATTGCTCGCTGCTTCCGGGATGAAGACCTGCGAGCCGATCGCCAGCCCGAATTTACCCAACTGGACATGGAAATGAGCTTCATGTCCGAAGAAGACATTATTAACCTCAACGAAGGCTTAGTTTGTCATATCTTCAAAACCATCAAAAACATCGACATTCCCCGACCCTTCCCCCGCATCACCTATAAAGAATCCATGGAGCGCTATGGATGCGATCGCCCCGATACCCGCTTTGGACTAGAATTAGCCGATGTCTCCGATGTCGTCAAAGACTGCGGGTTTAAGGTCTTTTCCGGAGCTGTTGCTGCCGGTGGCTCAGTCAAAATTTTACCCATTCCCAACGGCAACGATAAAATTTCCAACGTCGCCATCAAACCCGGTGGCGAACTCTTCAAAGAAGCCACCGAAGCCGGAGCCAGAGGACTCGCCTATATTCGCGTCCGAGAAAATGGAGAAATCGACACCATTGGCGCGATCAAAGATAACCTCAGTGCCGAACAAAAACAGGAAATCCTGAAGCGCACCGGAGCCGAAGCCGGCCATTTACTCCTGTTTGGAGCTGGAGATACCGCTACGGTGAACAAAACCCTAGACCGCTTGCGGCAAGTGATTGGCAAACAAATGGGACTCATTGACGACAACCAAATTAACCTGATTTGGGTTACCGAGTTTCCCATGTTTGAATGGAATGCCGATGAAAAGCGCCTAGAAGCCTTACATCACCCCTTCACTTCGCCGAACCCAGAAGACTTAGACGACATTAAAACTGCCCGCGCTAGAGCCTACGATCTCGTCTACAACGGCAATGAGATTGGCGGGGGAAGCCTGCGGATCTACCAACGGGAGATTCAAGAACAGGTATTTGAGGCGATCGGACTCTCCCCCGAAGAAGCCCACAATAAATTTGGTTTCCTCCTGGAAGCCTTTGAATATGGGACTCCTCCCCATGGCGGGATTGCCTATGGCTTAGACCGATTTGTAATGCTCCTCGCGGGTGAAGACTCTATCCGCGATGTGATTGCCTTCCCCAAAACTCAGCAAGCTCGATGTGTACTTACCGACGCTCCGGCAACGGTGGATAATCGCCAGTTGAAAGAACTGTCTGTGGCTTCTACCCACAAACCGAAGGCAAAAAATGATTAA
- a CDS encoding SDR family NAD(P)-dependent oxidoreductase has product MTSKPLEGKIALVTGASRGLGKGIAIGLAEAGATVYITGRTLYSSEPGMGSLEETQKELEKVGGAAIPVQVDHGDDEQVRLLFERIADEQQGQLDLLVNNAYSAVSMLKETYGQSFWELEPNLWDRVNHVGLRGHYIASVYAARMMVPRKQGLICTLSSWGGLFPIFGVLYGVGKTACDRLALELALELKPHNITSLSIWPGIVGTEKFTQFAQEQEASGTLPERGNPFADGFNWETPLLTGRVIACLATDSEIIKRTGKVQIVAEQARRYGVVDREGNQPASLRSLQFILPMMIPQLRPYSSWLPSLYVPWWLLMSGVIKSPQVGNG; this is encoded by the coding sequence ATGACATCAAAACCACTCGAAGGAAAAATTGCCCTAGTTACCGGAGCCTCTCGTGGGTTAGGAAAAGGAATTGCCATCGGTTTGGCAGAAGCTGGCGCAACCGTTTATATTACTGGCAGAACTCTGTACAGTTCTGAGCCAGGAATGGGGAGCTTAGAAGAAACCCAAAAGGAACTAGAAAAAGTGGGTGGGGCAGCCATTCCGGTACAAGTGGATCATGGTGATGATGAGCAGGTGCGTTTGTTATTCGAGCGTATCGCGGATGAACAGCAGGGACAACTCGATCTATTGGTGAATAATGCTTATTCTGCCGTATCCATGCTCAAAGAAACCTATGGTCAATCTTTTTGGGAATTAGAACCCAATTTATGGGATCGGGTCAATCATGTGGGGTTGCGGGGGCATTATATTGCCAGTGTGTATGCAGCGCGGATGATGGTTCCTCGGAAACAAGGACTCATTTGTACCCTGTCTTCTTGGGGGGGATTGTTTCCCATATTTGGGGTACTGTATGGAGTGGGTAAAACAGCGTGCGATCGCCTAGCCCTAGAATTAGCCTTAGAACTTAAACCCCATAACATTACCTCCCTCTCCATTTGGCCGGGAATTGTGGGGACAGAAAAATTTACCCAATTTGCCCAAGAGCAAGAAGCAAGTGGAACTCTACCAGAGCGAGGAAATCCCTTTGCTGATGGCTTTAACTGGGAAACTCCCTTATTAACGGGTCGAGTGATTGCCTGTCTTGCTACCGATTCCGAGATCATCAAACGAACGGGAAAAGTACAGATTGTCGCCGAACAAGCCCGACGCTATGGTGTGGTAGACCGAGAAGGAAATCAACCCGCATCTTTGCGGTCTTTACAGTTTATTTTGCCGATGATGATTCCCCAGTTACGTCCCTATTCTTCTTGGCTTCCTAGTCTCTATGTTCCCTGGTGGCTTTTGATGTCTGGGGTAATTAAATCGCCTCAAGTTGGTAATGGGTAA
- the ilvA gene encoding threonine ammonia-lyase, biosynthetic: MLCDYLVQILTARVYDVAQETPLEVASNLSRRLGNRLLLKREDMQSVFSFKLRGAYNRMAKLPPEQLAQGVIASSAGNHAQGVALAARHLGTRALIVMPVTTPQVKVDAVRSHGGEAVLYGETYDEAYGHARELEAEKGLTFIHPFNDPDVIAGQGTIGMEILRQYQQPIHAIFVAIGGGGLISGIASYVKRLHPETKIIGVEPVDSDAMNQSLKAGKRVRLPQVGLFADGVAVREVGEETFRLCQEYVDEIILVKTDDTCAAIKDVFEDTRSIVEPAGALAIAGAKAYVEREKIQGQTLVAVACGANMNFDRLRFVAERAEFGERREAIFAVTIPEKPGSLRRFCDCLGTRNLTEFNYRIADRTCAHIFVGVRIKDRDDAAQIAKTFAETGFETLELTDDELTKLHLRHMVGGRSALAEHELIYRFEFPERPGALMKFVASMSPNWNISLFHYRNNGADYGRIVVGMQVPPEEMAEWQAFLDTLGYRYWDENNNPAYKLFLA; this comes from the coding sequence ATGTTGTGTGATTATCTCGTCCAAATTCTCACGGCTCGCGTCTATGATGTTGCCCAAGAAACGCCCCTAGAAGTGGCGAGTAACCTTTCTCGGCGACTGGGGAATCGGCTGCTGCTGAAACGGGAAGATATGCAATCCGTATTTTCGTTTAAGTTGCGGGGAGCTTATAATCGGATGGCGAAACTGCCTCCGGAGCAGTTGGCCCAAGGGGTGATTGCTTCATCTGCGGGGAATCATGCCCAAGGGGTTGCCTTAGCTGCGCGGCATTTGGGAACCCGTGCGTTAATTGTGATGCCGGTGACTACGCCACAGGTGAAAGTGGATGCGGTGCGATCGCACGGCGGAGAGGCAGTATTGTATGGTGAAACCTATGATGAAGCCTATGGCCATGCCCGCGAACTGGAAGCCGAGAAAGGGTTAACGTTTATTCATCCGTTTAACGATCCCGATGTGATTGCCGGCCAGGGAACCATCGGCATGGAAATTTTACGCCAATATCAACAGCCCATCCATGCCATTTTTGTGGCCATTGGTGGCGGGGGTCTCATTTCGGGCATTGCCTCCTACGTGAAACGCCTGCATCCAGAAACCAAGATTATTGGCGTAGAGCCGGTGGATTCCGATGCTATGAATCAATCCCTGAAAGCCGGGAAGCGGGTGAGATTGCCCCAAGTGGGCTTATTTGCTGATGGGGTAGCGGTGCGGGAAGTGGGAGAGGAAACCTTCCGCCTCTGTCAAGAATATGTGGATGAAATTATTCTGGTCAAGACAGATGATACCTGTGCAGCCATTAAAGATGTATTTGAAGATACGCGATCTATTGTGGAACCTGCGGGAGCCTTGGCGATCGCCGGCGCGAAAGCCTATGTAGAGCGGGAAAAAATCCAAGGACAAACCCTCGTCGCTGTTGCCTGCGGTGCGAATATGAACTTCGATCGCCTGCGGTTTGTCGCCGAGCGAGCCGAATTTGGGGAACGCCGAGAAGCCATTTTTGCCGTCACCATTCCCGAAAAACCCGGCAGTTTACGCCGCTTCTGTGACTGTTTGGGGACGCGAAACCTCACCGAATTTAACTATCGCATCGCCGATCGCACCTGCGCCCATATCTTTGTCGGTGTACGAATTAAAGACCGAGACGATGCCGCCCAAATCGCCAAAACCTTTGCAGAAACAGGCTTTGAAACCCTAGAATTAACCGATGATGAACTGACGAAACTCCATCTACGCCACATGGTCGGCGGGCGATCGGCCTTAGCAGAACATGAATTAATATACCGCTTTGAATTTCCCGAACGCCCCGGCGCACTAATGAAATTTGTCGCCTCCATGAGTCCCAACTGGAATATCAGCCTTTTCCACTATCGTAATAATGGCGCAGACTATGGGCGCATCGTCGTCGGAATGCAAGTCCCCCCCGAAGAAATGGCAGAATGGCAAGCCTTTTTAGACACTTTAGGCTATCGCTATTGGGACGAAAATAATAATCCTGCCTACAAATTATTCTTGGCTTGA